The proteins below are encoded in one region of Syngnathus acus chromosome 2, fSynAcu1.2, whole genome shotgun sequence:
- the csf1b gene encoding macrophage colony-stimulating factor 1b isoform X1 — MTFLVPTLTQSKAKLQVKCLCVLMFLSFPLSMAEVPGPCRHSITKDHLLTLKHLMDNQLRSGCSITYTFIEQKSLSKCCFVKAALPWILELLTTHFKYNRGSVNYRYVQSLRALILNIYSQKCVPQINEEVEDKPESFEVLYRGSPTEALQRASRVLSVYLELVTKSDAPLDWNCQYEYSKMFGSSTEQPQGSSTEACTDSYVTRSVKASQRRPLRDLYKLGFIITSIFGALLLIFTLVCLITQKRSHVRHRLASYMTSSREQRGTEMELQ, encoded by the exons ATGACCTTCCTTGTGCCAACCCTGACTCAGAGCAAGGCTAAG TTGCAGGTaaagtgtctgtgtgtgcttaTGTTCCTGAGCTTCCCGCTGTCCATGGCTGAGGTCCCTGGACCATGCAGGCACTCCATAACTAAGGACCACCTGCTGACACTCAAACATCTG ATGGATAACCAATTGAGGAGCGGGTGCTCGATAACCTACACATTCATAGAACAGAAATCTTTG AGCAAGTGTTGCTTTGTGAAAGCTGCCTTACCCTGGATATTGGAGCTCCTCACCACCCACTTCAAATACAACAGGGGTTCGGTCAACTATCGCTACGTTCAGTCTTTGAGAGCTCTCATCCTCAACATCTACTCGCAAAAATGTGTTCCTCAGATCAACGAGGAGGTTGAG GACAAGCCCGAGAGTTTTGAAGTGCTTTATAGAGGGTCTCCCACAGAGGCGCTGCAGAGAGCTTCAAGGGTGCTCTCTGTATATTTGGAGTTGGTAACAAAGAGCGATGCGCCGCTGGACTGGAATTGCCAGTACGAATACTCCAAGATGTTCGGCTCCAGCACGGAGCAACCGCAAGGGTCTTCCACGGAAGCCTGCACAG ACAGTTATGTTACGAGGTCAGTGAAGGCCTCTCAGAGAAGACCACTGAGAGACCTGTACAAGCTCGGCTTCATCATCACCTCCATCTTCGGAGCACTACTGCTCATATTTACTCTCGTCTGTCTAATCACACAAAAG AGAAGCCACGTTCGTCACAGATTGGCATCTTATATGACTTCTAG cAGAGAGCAGCGAGGCACAGAGATGGAGCTACAATAA
- the csf1b gene encoding macrophage colony-stimulating factor 1b isoform X2: protein MTFLVPTLTQSKAKLQVKCLCVLMFLSFPLSMAEVPGPCRHSITKDHLLTLKHLMDNQLRSGCSITYTFIEQKSLSKCCFVKAALPWILELLTTHFKYNRGSVNYRYVQSLRALILNIYSQKCVPQINEEVEDKPESFEVLYRGSPTEALQRASRVLSVYLELVTKSDAPLDWNCQYEYSKMFGSSTEQPQGSSTEACTDSYVTRSVKASQRRPLRDLYKLGFIITSIFGALLLIFTLVCLITQKRSHVRHRLASYMTSREQRGTEMELQ, encoded by the exons ATGACCTTCCTTGTGCCAACCCTGACTCAGAGCAAGGCTAAG TTGCAGGTaaagtgtctgtgtgtgcttaTGTTCCTGAGCTTCCCGCTGTCCATGGCTGAGGTCCCTGGACCATGCAGGCACTCCATAACTAAGGACCACCTGCTGACACTCAAACATCTG ATGGATAACCAATTGAGGAGCGGGTGCTCGATAACCTACACATTCATAGAACAGAAATCTTTG AGCAAGTGTTGCTTTGTGAAAGCTGCCTTACCCTGGATATTGGAGCTCCTCACCACCCACTTCAAATACAACAGGGGTTCGGTCAACTATCGCTACGTTCAGTCTTTGAGAGCTCTCATCCTCAACATCTACTCGCAAAAATGTGTTCCTCAGATCAACGAGGAGGTTGAG GACAAGCCCGAGAGTTTTGAAGTGCTTTATAGAGGGTCTCCCACAGAGGCGCTGCAGAGAGCTTCAAGGGTGCTCTCTGTATATTTGGAGTTGGTAACAAAGAGCGATGCGCCGCTGGACTGGAATTGCCAGTACGAATACTCCAAGATGTTCGGCTCCAGCACGGAGCAACCGCAAGGGTCTTCCACGGAAGCCTGCACAG ACAGTTATGTTACGAGGTCAGTGAAGGCCTCTCAGAGAAGACCACTGAGAGACCTGTACAAGCTCGGCTTCATCATCACCTCCATCTTCGGAGCACTACTGCTCATATTTACTCTCGTCTGTCTAATCACACAAAAG AGAAGCCACGTTCGTCACAGATTGGCATCTTATATGACTTCTAG AGAGCAGCGAGGCACAGAGATGGAGCTACAATAA
- the csf1b gene encoding macrophage colony-stimulating factor 1b isoform X4 encodes MTFLVPTLTQSKAKLQVKCLCVLMFLSFPLSMAEVPGPCRHSITKDHLLTLKHLMDNQLRSGCSITYTFIEQKSLSKCCFVKAALPWILELLTTHFKYNRGSVNYRYVQSLRALILNIYSQKCVPQINEEVEDKPESFEVLYRGSPTEALQRASRVLSVYLELVTKSDAPLDWNCQYEYSKMFGSSTEQPQGSSTEACTEKPRSSQIGILYDF; translated from the exons ATGACCTTCCTTGTGCCAACCCTGACTCAGAGCAAGGCTAAG TTGCAGGTaaagtgtctgtgtgtgcttaTGTTCCTGAGCTTCCCGCTGTCCATGGCTGAGGTCCCTGGACCATGCAGGCACTCCATAACTAAGGACCACCTGCTGACACTCAAACATCTG ATGGATAACCAATTGAGGAGCGGGTGCTCGATAACCTACACATTCATAGAACAGAAATCTTTG AGCAAGTGTTGCTTTGTGAAAGCTGCCTTACCCTGGATATTGGAGCTCCTCACCACCCACTTCAAATACAACAGGGGTTCGGTCAACTATCGCTACGTTCAGTCTTTGAGAGCTCTCATCCTCAACATCTACTCGCAAAAATGTGTTCCTCAGATCAACGAGGAGGTTGAG GACAAGCCCGAGAGTTTTGAAGTGCTTTATAGAGGGTCTCCCACAGAGGCGCTGCAGAGAGCTTCAAGGGTGCTCTCTGTATATTTGGAGTTGGTAACAAAGAGCGATGCGCCGCTGGACTGGAATTGCCAGTACGAATACTCCAAGATGTTCGGCTCCAGCACGGAGCAACCGCAAGGGTCTTCCACGGAAGCCTGCACAG AGAAGCCACGTTCGTCACAGATTGGCATCTTATATGACTTCTAG
- the csf1b gene encoding macrophage colony-stimulating factor 1b isoform X3 gives MFLSFPLSMAEVPGPCRHSITKDHLLTLKHLMDNQLRSGCSITYTFIEQKSLSKCCFVKAALPWILELLTTHFKYNRGSVNYRYVQSLRALILNIYSQKCVPQINEEVEDKPESFEVLYRGSPTEALQRASRVLSVYLELVTKSDAPLDWNCQYEYSKMFGSSTEQPQGSSTEACTDSYVTRSVKASQRRPLRDLYKLGFIITSIFGALLLIFTLVCLITQKRSHVRHRLASYMTSSREQRGTEMELQ, from the exons aTGTTCCTGAGCTTCCCGCTGTCCATGGCTGAGGTCCCTGGACCATGCAGGCACTCCATAACTAAGGACCACCTGCTGACACTCAAACATCTG ATGGATAACCAATTGAGGAGCGGGTGCTCGATAACCTACACATTCATAGAACAGAAATCTTTG AGCAAGTGTTGCTTTGTGAAAGCTGCCTTACCCTGGATATTGGAGCTCCTCACCACCCACTTCAAATACAACAGGGGTTCGGTCAACTATCGCTACGTTCAGTCTTTGAGAGCTCTCATCCTCAACATCTACTCGCAAAAATGTGTTCCTCAGATCAACGAGGAGGTTGAG GACAAGCCCGAGAGTTTTGAAGTGCTTTATAGAGGGTCTCCCACAGAGGCGCTGCAGAGAGCTTCAAGGGTGCTCTCTGTATATTTGGAGTTGGTAACAAAGAGCGATGCGCCGCTGGACTGGAATTGCCAGTACGAATACTCCAAGATGTTCGGCTCCAGCACGGAGCAACCGCAAGGGTCTTCCACGGAAGCCTGCACAG ACAGTTATGTTACGAGGTCAGTGAAGGCCTCTCAGAGAAGACCACTGAGAGACCTGTACAAGCTCGGCTTCATCATCACCTCCATCTTCGGAGCACTACTGCTCATATTTACTCTCGTCTGTCTAATCACACAAAAG AGAAGCCACGTTCGTCACAGATTGGCATCTTATATGACTTCTAG cAGAGAGCAGCGAGGCACAGAGATGGAGCTACAATAA